In Plasmodium gaboni strain SY75 chromosome 14, whole genome shotgun sequence, one genomic interval encodes:
- a CDS encoding putative N-acetyltransferase, with the protein MNIFKQKENTPNTISQVLMNKHKGKFSEAIISIRELEEKDINEVRQLLYDHFNSLTLPAVIYWSIQHIYDLLVIIVINYIFFLDLKKIFYFLIIFLIYLYIRAKLEFLNHIRNDCPDLENLYKSYINVEGCNFWVAEVYDGNFGSASRTTCSDIHEREKILLEQEEQERLLSNNNKGNDNNTLNEKNGEVDHKLLKPNLEKDEYNNDKENKENNNNKEDSKKDDKEDNKKDNNKDNNKDNNKNNNKDDKKDNNSNTTPDNNNNNVCYNSNDQNNNNNQNKKDNVKENIKDTSSTQNVVEEKKNDDTCNEQNNDNKNKNNQLKKFSFFKNKKSNNDDNDNNENYMNEKKNKLLYNINEISNRHFIETRNNVSSGFNEISRNIFNCKKNYEEDFNKNVINKKIVGCVGIVPFKGDNSIAQLVRMVVKKDKRRMRIGSRLLKQLENFAHEQNYNELKVFTNNLNTDSLYFVKQNGFNLSQIVRRGLMRGDLLIWSKILNKDDFYKFSSSEIKRYTNNILD; encoded by the exons atgaatatatttaagCAGAAAGAAAATACACCAAATACTATATCTCAAGTTTTGATGa ATAAGCATAAAGGAAAATTTTCGGAAGCGATAATATCAATCAGGGAattagaagaaaaagatataaatgaagTGAGACAATTGTTGTATGATCattttaattctttaaCGTTACCAGCAGTTATATATTGGTCAATACAACATATTTATGATTTATTAGTTATTATAGTgattaattatatattctttttggatttaaagaaaatattttattttcttataatatttttaatatatttatatataagagCCAAGTTAGAATTCTTAAATCATATAAGAAATGATTGCCCAGATTTGGAAAATTTGTATAAGAGTTACATTAACGTGGAAGGATGTAATTTTTGGGTAGCTGAAGTTTACGATGGTAACTTTGGTTCAGCTAGCCGAACAACGTGTAGTGATATACATGAAAGagaaaaaattttattagAACAAGAAGAACAGGAAAGGttattatcaaataataataaaggaaatgataataacaccctgaatgaaaaaaatggaGAAGTGGATCATAAATTACTTAAACCTAATTTAGAAAAagatgaatataataatgataaagaaaataaagaaaacaataataataaagaagatAGTAAAAAGGATGATAAAGAGGACAATAAAAaggataataataaagataataataaagataataataaaaataataataaagatgataaaaaagaCAATAATTCTAATACTACACCggataataataataataatgtatgttataattcaaatgatcaaaataataacaacaatcaaaataaaaaagataatgttaaggaaaatataaaagatacATCATCTACACAGAATGTTgttgaagaaaaaaaaaatgatgacACATGTAATGAGcaaaataatgataataagaataagaataatcaattaaaaaaatttagtttttttaaaaataaaaaaagtaacAATGATGATAAcgataataatgaaaattatatgaacgaaaaaaaaaataaactattatataacattaaTGAAATATCAAATAGACACTTTATAGAAACCAGAAATAATGTTTCATCAGGATTTAATGAAATAAgtagaaatatatttaattgcaaaaaaaattatgaagaagattttaataaaaatgtcataaacaaaaaaattgtaGGATGTGTAGGTATAGTACCATTTAAAGGTGATAATTCAATTGCGCAACTTGTTCGTATGGTTGTTAAAAAAGATAAGAGAAGAATGAGAATCGGTAGCAGATTATTAAAACAATTAGAAAATTTTGCACATgaacaaaattataatgaattaaaaGTTTTTACCAATAATTTAAATACTGATAGCTTATATTTTGTTAAGCAAAATGGTTTTAATTTATCTCAAATTGTTAGGAGAGGTTTAATGAGAGGtgatttattaatatgGTCAAAAATACTTAATAAAGatgatttttataaatttagTTCATCAG AAATAAAGAGATATACGAATAATATCTTGGATTGA
- a CDS encoding hypothetical protein (conserved Plasmodium protein, unknown function), giving the protein MLTRRILFSRHFHLPILCKRNILIKNDIPQFIKRVYFNSMQNNNNDKDDKVKNFNIENNKNEEYVHNNENCDNIKSSFFNDILKKHDKKNPHVIPNFIIDYFNEASSTDKKKIYINEYKKVLLEYIQYKKEVSKDGCNNDQIKFVDIFSMLYFCYMERIYDLDFLTELSKQFDNIYKSKDTKDLLNNVNIKYFMMMFYYFSFLKVENGTLDNILRNFIINNEEVEPIIIYKYFECLSLLSDIHDNNKIVPIIEIFIENFYNFNNYFLLNILKFLYEINFFDKNIFSLLTRKINKNVYEQNANLFEVCMLSRIYALYKNENITFNNYLLDDLMQTITRHEDNFQNDALHEEEDNEHDKKGDTQKKISNMKQIDNNNEDDIEQNDNANSINVNSHNDINDNDIIHNLYINEIENINRDNYMLFKNSIYNDGLNFYSFFLNSKSTNKNIFKNKENIFIEINNDKTKSTPKTLYMSQWDKLFFYEDYKTKDIKNEPFVNIHNNNKENIHIDKYINMYNNFIRENLYYEFNYQKMIEVFKNICSHLDNTKIEIYINKKDNILLFNNNKICRYRKKLLFIDNYYIGHIFYIIDSMLSLNMHHNSSDFNKLQNKVLNLIKNNETYIIQNFDSKEIKSVLIFLAQTDRCYKESFIYSITHRIIDLYINKLCDAKTLSIYLYNLLAFTKQTVVKKNRFNHTIRNVVYNSYLWLNNNKHLSNEQDQNKKNIFYNNIKVKNYTLLQILSIYVCKNVYFISLPILTSLLRSFSYLSFNDINFYNVFIPLFMKHITYLKNVDILNITQAYNRQKIKNKYFYYLLSKQYQNANSKDTKKSNVQVKLIG; this is encoded by the exons ATGTTAACAAGGcgtatattattttcaagacattttcatttgccaattttatgtaaaagaaatatattaataaaaaatgatataccacaatttataaaaagagtatattttaattccatgcaaaataataacaatgataaagatgataaagttaaaaattttaatattgaaaataataaaaatgaagaatatgttcataataatgaaaattgtgataatataaagagCTCATTCTTTAATGATATCCTAAAAAAGcatgataaaaaaaatccTCATGTCATCCCAAATTTTATCATTGATTATTTCAATGAAGCAAGTAGTActgataaaaaaaaaatatatataaacgaatataaaaaagtactacttgaatatatacaatataagAAGGAAGTTTCAAAAGATGGTTGTAATAATGATCAGATAAAATTTGtagatatattttctatgctatatttttgttatatgGAAAGAATATACGATTTGGACTTTTTGACAGAACTGAGTAAACaatttgataatatatataaaagtaaaGATACCAAagatttattaaataatgtaaatataaaatatttcatgatgatgttttattatttttcttttttaaaagtgGAAAATGGAACATTAGATAATATCTTAagaaattttataataaataatgaagagGTAGAACcaataataatttataaatattttgaatgTCTTAGTTTACTTAGTGATATacatgataataataaaattgttcctattatagaaatatttatagaaaatttttataattttaataattactttttattaaatatattaaaattcttatatgaaattaatttttttgataagAATATCTTTTCTCTTTTAACCagaaaaataaacaaaaatgtTTATGAACAAAATGCAAATCTTTTTGAAGTATGTATGTTATCACGTATATATgctttatataaaaatgaaaatataacatttaataattatttgcTTGATGATTTAATGCAAACAATTACTAGGCATGAAGACAATTTTCAGAATGACGCATTACATGAAGAAGAGGATAACGAACATGACAAAAAAGGTGacacacaaaaaaaaatttctaATATGAAACAAATAGATAACAATAATGAGGATGATATAgaacaaaatgataatgCTAATTCTATAAATGTTAATAGTcataatgatattaatgataatgacataatacataatttatatataaacgaaattgaaaatataaatagagataattatatgctatttaaaaatagcatatataatgatggattaaatttttattctttctttttaaattcaaaatcaacaaataaaaatatattcaaaaataaagaaaatatctttattgaaattaataatgataaaacAAAATCAACACCTAAAACTTTATATATGTCACAGTGGgataaattatttttttatgaagATTATAAAACgaaagatataaaaaatgaaccATTTGTTAACATCcacaataataataaggaaaatatacatattgataaatatattaatatgtataataattttataagaGAAAATTTGTATTATGAATTTAACTATCAAAAAATGATTGAggtatttaaaaatatatgtagTCATTTGgataatacaaaaattgaaatatacataaataaaaaggataatattttattatttaataataataagatatGTCGATATAGAAAGAAACTCTTATTTATagataattattatattggtcatatattctatataattGATTCTATGTTATCATTAAATATGCATCATAATTCTTCAgattttaataaattacaaaataaggttcttaatttaataaaaaataatgaaacatatataattcaaaattttgatagtaaagaaattaaaagtgtattaatatttttagCACAAACAGATAGATGTTATAAGGaatcatttatatattctattaCTCATAGGATTATTgacttatatataaataaattatgCGATGCAAAAAcattatctatatatttgtataatCTTTTAGCATTTACAAAACAAACAgttgttaaaaaaaatagattTAATCATACTATTAGAAATGTTGTATACAATAGTTATCTATGgttaaataataataaacacCTATCTAATGAACAAgatcaaaataaaaaaaatatattttataataatataaaagttaaaaattatacacTTTTGCAAattttatctatatatgTTTGTAAAAATGTATACTTTATTAGCTTACCAATATTGACATCCCTATTAAGATcattttcttatttatcatttaatgatattaatttttataatgtaTTTATACCCTTATTCATGAAACATATTACgtatttaaaaaatgtgGATATTCTGAACATAACACaa gCATATAATCGACagaaaattaaaaataaatacttttattatttgttatcAAAACAATACCAAAATGCTAATTCTAAAGACACCAAAAAATCGAATGTTCAAGTTAAGTTAATTGGATAG
- a CDS encoding putative histidine triad protein — protein MEKYKNILEKLEWYKNKSSEKYEFGIYEIDKREVFITTKYSYGFVNNKPLLPGHILLTTLKKKKHYNDLDIEEIIDINLLCNFMCYIMGKLFNTTDFSIAIQDGKEAGQTVDHVHIHIIPRKINDYKNNDNIYKDMNKINLGYGKNIICTSCNNTINVCSQNEIEQNFKLEEFNTSIRSIEQMEEEANLIKSYINENFSS, from the exons atggaaaaatataaaaatatacttgaaaaattagaatggtataaaaataagagctctgaaaaatatgaattcGGTATATATGAAATTGACAAAAGAGAGGTATTTATAACTACTAAATATTCTTATGGttttgtaaataataagCCCTTATTACCTGGTCACATATTATTAACtactttaaaaaaaaaaaaacattataatgatttagatatagaagaaattatcgatataaatttattatgtaattttatgtgttatattatggggaaattatttaatacaACTGATTTCTCTATTGCTATTCAAGATGGTAAAGAAGCAGGACAAACAGTTGATCATGttcatattcatataatacCAAGGAAAATTAATGAttacaaaaataatgataatatttataaagatatgaataaaattaaCTTAGGCtatggaaaaaatattatatgtactTCTTGTAATAATACTATTAATGTATGTTCTCAAAATGAAATAGAACAAAATTTTAAACTGGAAGAATTCAA TACATCTATTAGATCAATTGAACAAATGGAAGAGGAAGCTAACTTAattaaatcatatataaatgaaaatttttcatcttaa
- a CDS encoding putative GTP-binding protein — MDSTRISVWKKEIGPSLNDVFLKKDLDNIKHGNDEKKNNIYLNTINVNEKSNNNNNNIISSSGLVEKKEKYSDFICRDKFVFDMNITCFPNYMHKSSLNIKKKFDISDLIIEVRDARLPFTCTNDFIIDDLKKKLAMNDNNNNNKTNKKRIIILNKVDLIPRKLALKAQSLIEEKTNTMCLLTSSKYNKNISKIRDICKEMKPKFKSFGLFAMLIGLPNVGKSSIINSFKDITYNLSKYGYKNNKIAFEVNRKRVKTNVIAGTTKMIDTYKVSNNPLLYLIDTPGIFLPKLEDKEISLKLSSIGNTLDYKYDHMYVGDYILFILNKHKHYNYVKILGLDSPSNDIRFISNVISTKLNLCRNYKYLDINGGCRFFIDMFRLGLLGQVCLEPVPDKQDFITYLDFKSDEPLTINSKKYPTPFRGLL; from the coding sequence ATGGATTCCACGCGAATAAGTGTGTGGAAAAAGGAGATAGGACCATCATTGAATGATgtgtttttaaaaaaagatttagataatataaaacacGGAAATGATGAAAAGAAGAACAACATATATTTGAATACCATAAATGTTAATgaaaaaagtaataataataataataatattattagtaGTAGTGGTTTGGTTgagaaaaaagaaaaatatagCGATTTTATCTGTCGAGATAAATTTGTATTTGATATGAATATTACCTGTTTTCCAAATTATATGCATAAGTCatcattaaatataaaaaagaaatttgATATAAGTGATTTAATTATAGAAGTGCGAGATGCAAGATTACCTTTTACATGTACTAATGATTTTATAATTgatgatttaaaaaaaaaactagcaatgaatgataataataataataataagacGAATAAAAAAcgtattattatattaaacaAAGTAGATTTAATACCAAGAAAGTTAGCTTTAAAAGCCCAAAGTTTAAttgaagaaaaaacaaacaCCATGTGTTTATTAACTTCATctaaatataataaaaatatctCAAAAATTAGAGATATATGTAAAGAAATGAAACCAAAATTTAAAAGTTTTGGATTATTTGCTATGCTCATTGGTTTACCTAATGTAGGTAAATCTAGTATTATAAATTCATTTAAGgatattacatataatttaagtaaatatggatataaaaataataaaatagCTTTTGAAGTCAATAGAAAAAGAGTAAAAACAAATGTCATAGCTGGAACAACGAAAATGATTGATACTTATAAAGTCTCAAATAATCCTTTACTTTATTTAATAGATACACCAGGAATTTTTTTACCTAAATTAGAAGATAAAGAAATTTCATTAAAATTAAGTTCGATTGGAAATACATTAGATTATAAATATGACCATATGTATGTTGGtgattatattttatttatacttAATAAACACAAACATTATAATTACGTTAAAATATTAGGTTTAGATTCTCCATCTAATGATATTCGTTTTATATCTAATGTTATATCAACTAAACTAAATTTATGtagaaattataaatatttagaTATTAATGGAGGTTGTAGGTTTTTTATAGATATGTTTAGATTAGGTTTATTAGGCCAAGTATGTTTAGAACCTGTACCAGATAAACAAGATTTTATCACTTATTTGGACTTCAAATCTGATGAACCACTAACTATTAATTCGAAGAAATATCCAACACCATTCAGAGGTTTATTATAG
- a CDS encoding ATP-dependent Clp protease proteolytic subunit has translation MQGLLLFMLIICINFCTCTKIITRYNFITNKVNINRYKKKNNNKSQLYYSDNEHHKYNINIPSLLLSKRIIFLSSPIYPHISEQIISQLLYLEYESKRKPIHLYINSTGDIDNNKIINLNGITDVISIVDVINYISSDVYTYCLGKAYGIACILASSGKKGYRFSLKNSSFCLNQSYSIIPFNQATNIEIQNKEIMNTKKKVIEIISKNTEKDTNVISNILERDKYFNADEAVDFKLVDHILEKE, from the coding sequence ATGCAAGGcttgttattatttatgttaataatttgtataaatttttgtacatgtacaaaaattataacgagatataattttattacaaACAAAGTCAATATAAAcagatataaaaaaaaaaataataataaaagccaattatattattccGATAATGAGCATCACAAGtataacataaatatacCATCTTTACTTTTATctaaaagaattatatttttatcatcacCTATTTATCCTCATATATCAGAACAAATAATCTCCCAGTTATTATATTTAGAATATGAATCTAAAAGAAAACctatacatttatatattaacagTACAGGTgatatagataataataaaataataaatttgaATGGTATAACTGATGTAATATCAATAGTTGATgtaattaattatatatcttcTGATGTGTATACATATTGTCTAGGAAAAGCGTATGGAATTGCTTGTATATTAGCTAGTAGTGGAAAAAAAGGTTATCGcttttctttaaaaaacTCCTCTTTTTGTTTAAATCAATCTTATTCTATCATACCATTTAATCAAGCAACCAATATCgaaatacaaaataaagaaataatgaacaccaaaaaaaaagtaatagAAATCATTTCTAAAAATACAGAAAAAGATACAAATGttatttcaaatatattagaaagagataaatattttaatgcAGATGAAGCAGTAGATTTTAAATTGGTTGATCATATACTTGAAAaggaataa
- a CDS encoding cGMP-dependent protein kinase encodes MEEDDNLKKGNERNKKKAIFSNDDFTGEDSLMEDHLELREKLSEDIDMIKTSLKNNLVCSTLNDNEILTLSNYMQFFVFKSGNLVIKQGEKGSYFFIINSGKFDVYVNDKKVKTMGKGSSFGEAALIHNTQRSATIIAETDGTLWGVQRSTFRATLKQLSNRNFNENRTFIDSVSVFDMLTEAQKNMITNACVIQNFKSGETIVKQGDYGDVLYILKEGKATVYINDEEIRVLEKGSYFGERALLYDEPRSATIIAKEPTACASICRKLLNIVLGNLQVVLFRNIMTEALQQSEIFKQFSGDQLNDLADTAIVRDYPANYHILHKDKIKSVKYIIVLEGKVELFLDDTSIGILSRGMSFGDQYVLNQKQTFKHTIKSLEVCKIALITETCLADCLGNNNIDASIDYNNKKSIIKKMYIFRYLTDKQCNLLIEAFRTTRYEEGDYIIQEGEVGSRFYIIKNGEVEIVKNKKRLRTLGKNDYFGERALLYDEPRTASVISKVNNVECWFVDKSVFLQIIQGPMLAHLEERIKMQDTKVEMDELETERIIGRGTFGTVKLVHHKPTKIRYALKCVSKKSIINLNQQNNIKLEREITAENDHPFIIRLVRTFKDSKYFYFLTELVTGGELYDAIRKLGLLSKSQAQFYLGSIILAIEYLHERNIVYRDLKPENILLDKQGYVKLIDFGCAKKVQGRAYTLVGTPHYMAPEVILGKGYGCTVDIWALGICLYEFICGPLPFGNDEEDQLEIFRDILTGQLTFPEYVTDTDSINLMKRLLCRLPQGRIGCSINGFKDIKDHPFFSNFNWDKLAGRLLDPPLISKAETYAEDIDIKQIEEEDAEDDGEPLNDEDNWDIDF; translated from the exons atggaagAAGATGATAATCTAAAAAAAGG gaatgaaagaaataaaaagaagGCTATTTTTTCAAATGATGATTTTACAGGAGAAGATAGTTTAATGGAG gATCATTTAGAACTTCGGGAAAAGCTTTCAGAAGATATTGATATGATAAAGACGTccttaaaaaataatttagTTTGTAGTACATTAAACgataatgaaatattaacCCTGTCTAATTATATGcaattttttgtttttaaaagTGGAAATTTAGTAATAAAGCAAGGGGAAAAAG GGTCATactttttcattattaatagCGGTAAATTTGATGTTTATGTAAATGATAAGAAAGTAAAAACCATGGGAAAAGGTAGTTCTTTTGGTGAAGCTGCATTAATTCATAATACCCAAAGAAGTGCAACTATAATTGCTGAAACTGACGGAACTCTATGGGGAGTTCAAAGAAGTACATTTAGAGCTACCTTAAAACAATTATCTAATAGAAATTTTAATGAGAACAGAACATTTATCGATTCTGTTTCAGTTTTTGATATGTTAACTGAGGCACAAAAAAACATGATTACTAATGCTTGTGTAATACAAAACTTTAAATCTGGTGAAACCATTGTTAAACAAGGGGATTATGGAGATgtcttatatattttaaaagaagGAAAGGCTACGGTATATATTAACGATGAGGAGATAAGGGTTTTAGAAAAA GGTTCCTATTTCGGAGAAAGGGCTCTACTATATGATGAACCAAGAAGTGCAACAATCATTGCAAAGGAACCAACTGCTTGTGCCTCCATTTGTAggaaattattaaatattgTTTTAGGTAATTTACAAGTTGTTTTATTTCGTAATATTATGACTGAAGCTTTGCAACAGAGTGAAATTTTTAAACAGTTCAGTGGGGATCAATTAAACGATTTAGCAGATACGGCCATTGTTCGAGATTATCCAGCtaattatcatatattacataaggataaaataaaatccgttaaatatataattgtattAGAAGGTAAAGTAGAATTATTTCTTGATGATACATCTATTGGTATATTATCGAGAGGAATGTCTTTTGGAGATCAATATGTATTAAATCAGAAACAAACATTTAAACATACTATTAAATCATTAGAAGTTTGTAAAATTGCATTAATAACAGAAACATGTTTAGCTGATTGTTTaggaaataataatattgatgCATCAAttgattataataataagaaaagTATTATTAAGAAAATGTATATCTTTAGATATTTAACTGATAAACAAtgtaatttattaattgaAGCTTTTAGAACCACAAGATATGAAGAAGGagattatataatacaagAAGGAGAAGTAGGATCAagattttatattattaaaaatggAGAAGTAGAAatagtaaaaaataaaaaaaggtTACGTACATTAGGaaaaaatgattattttGGAGAAAGAgctttattatatgatgaACCAAGAACAGCTTCTGTTATAAGTAAAGTAAATAATGTTGAATGTTGGTTTGTTGATAAAAGCGTGTTTTTACAAATTATACAAGGACCTATGTTAGCACATTTGGAAgaaagaataaaaatgCAAGATACCAAAGTAGAAATGGATGAATTAGAAACAGAAAGAATTATTGGTAGAGGTACTTTCGGGACAGTTAAATTAGTTCATCATAAACCAACAAAAATAAGATATGCATTAAAATGTGTTAGtaaaaaaagtattattaatttaaatcaacaaaacaatataaaattagAAAGAGAAATAACAGCAGAAAATGATCATCCTTTTATTATAAGATTAGTAAGAACATTTAAAgattcaaaatatttttattttttaacaGAATTAGTTACAGGTGGTGAATTATATGATGCTATTAGAAAATTAGGATTATTGTCTAAATCACAAGCTCAATTTTATTTAGGTTCTATCATTTTAGCTATTGAATATTTACATGAGAGAAATATTGTATATAGAGATTTAAAACcagaaaatattttattagaTAAACAAGGTTATGTAAAACTAATCGATTTTGGTTGTGCTAAAAAGGTACAAGGTAGAGCTTATACATTAGTAGGTACTCCTCATTATATGGCACCTGAGGTTATTTTAGGAAAAGGTTATGGATGTACTGTTGATATATGGGCATTAGGAATATGTCtatatgaatttatatGTGGTCCATTACCATTTGGTaatgatgaagaagatCAACTAGAAATATTCCGTGATATATTAACAGGGCAACTTACATTTCCAGAATATGTTACAGATACAGATAGTATAAATTTGATGAAAAGGCTTTTATGTAGATTACCTCAAGGAAGAATTGGTTGTTCAATAAATGGTTTTAAAGACATAAAAGATCATCCATTTTTCTCAAACTTCAATTGGGATAAATTAGCTGGTCGTTTGCTTGATCCCCCTTTAATATCAAAAGCTGAAACGTATGCAGAAGATATTGATATTAAACAAATAGAGGAGGAGGACGCTGAGGATGATGGAGAACCACTCAATGATGAAGACAACTGGGACATAgatttttaa
- a CDS encoding hypothetical protein (conserved Plasmodium protein, unknown function) yields the protein MRVCLLIYIFIVIIIYTISSIKIKRNIYYINNNILKNIYPNTNILKSHNKINITKEENYLQKLHSNISKIGNNIYKNINPFNIAVTIFTFCSVIGLLFKDLIKGKKDILKGGQNNDENLFKYMCVKCNLVIYPAKGREQKFLKDDYICPNCGKSNMDKHNLIKK from the exons atgagggtgtgtttattaatatatatctttattgTAATCATTATTTACACAATATCATCAATTAAAATTAAGAGAAATatctattatataaacaataatatattaaaaaatatatatccaaatacaaacatattaaaaagccataataagataaatattacaaaGGAAGAAAACTATTTGCAAAAGTTGCATTCAAACATATCAAAAATAGgaaataacatatataagaatattaaCCCTTTTAATATTGCAGTAACCATATTTACATTTTGTTCAGTTATAG GTTTGCTTTTCAAGGATTTAATCAAAGGAAAGAAAGACATCCTTAAAGGTGGTCAAAATAATGACgaaaatttatttaaatatatgtgtgtaAAATGTAATTTGGTAATTTATCCAGCCAAAGGAAGAGAACAAAAATTCTTAAAAGAC gATTACATTTGCCCAAATTGTGGAAAGTCAAATATGGACAAACATAAccttataaaaaaatag